A window of Clostridium sp. Marseille-P299 contains these coding sequences:
- a CDS encoding DMP19 family protein: MESIFETKDKNDLVTAISGHIAKKSAYGDKIDILNEVEKVFYFVSTFEEEVNSGGFGSFFGNSYGDFTKETLEALITIDAKKTAKLFHKAIGKFKHGIVPLDYEERQEIVYKLEDKEAWEKLDDKFYSIKYAEELLDTQYKFLMEHKEKFSV; the protein is encoded by the coding sequence ATGGAATCAATTTTTGAAACGAAAGATAAAAACGACTTAGTCACAGCAATATCTGGGCATATTGCGAAAAAGAGTGCATATGGTGATAAAATTGACATTTTAAATGAAGTTGAAAAAGTCTTTTATTTTGTTAGTACATTCGAAGAGGAAGTTAATAGTGGAGGCTTTGGTTCATTTTTTGGAAATTCTTATGGAGATTTTACAAAAGAAACATTAGAAGCCTTAATTACAATAGATGCTAAAAAGACGGCAAAGCTATTTCATAAAGCAATTGGAAAATTTAAACATGGGATTGTACCATTAGACTATGAAGAACGACAAGAGATAGTGTATAAGTTAGAAGATAAAGAGGCGTGGGAAAAATTAGATGATAAATTTTATAGTATAAAATATGCGGAAGAACTTTTGGATACACAATATAAATTTTTAATGGAACATAAAGAGAAGTTTTCGGTGTAA
- a CDS encoding histidine phosphatase family protein has protein sequence MTTIYFIRHAEPDYTNHNDRERPLTQKGKEDSKLVTQYLCDKNIDIVLSSPYVRAVDTVKDFAESFGYPILTVEDFRERKVDSIWIEDFYKFSKMQWDDFEYKLSDGESLREVQDRNINALMEVLKEYTGKNIVIGSHGTALSTIINYFEPTYSFDDFQRIRNIMPWIVKMSFQGDTLIHIEKIDVFNLKNNENSES, from the coding sequence ATGACAACGATATATTTTATTAGGCATGCTGAGCCTGATTATACAAACCATAATGACAGAGAGCGACCTTTAACACAAAAGGGAAAAGAAGATAGTAAATTAGTGACACAGTATTTATGTGATAAAAATATAGATATTGTTCTATCAAGTCCATATGTGAGAGCTGTAGATACAGTAAAAGATTTCGCAGAATCATTTGGGTATCCAATTCTTACAGTGGAAGACTTTCGAGAAAGGAAAGTAGATAGCATTTGGATCGAAGATTTTTATAAATTCAGCAAGATGCAATGGGATGATTTTGAATATAAACTTTCAGATGGTGAGAGTTTACGGGAGGTCCAAGATCGTAATATTAATGCGTTAATGGAGGTCTTGAAAGAATATACCGGTAAAAATATTGTTATCGGCAGTCATGGTACGGCACTAAGTACAATTATTAACTATTTTGAACCAACGTACAGCTTTGATGATTTTCAAAGAATACGGAATATAATGCCGTGGATTGTGAAGATGTCTTTTCAAGGAGATACATTAATACATATAGAGAAAATTGATGTGTTTAATTTAAAGAATAACGAAAATAGTGAGAGCTAG
- a CDS encoding class I SAM-dependent methyltransferase yields the protein MDETLSWNTYFESTKTNPPSDTAINALKQFGTNKSKVIDLGCGAGTDSLYFLEQGWHVLAIDSQPDFIIRVRETMPNELRDIFEIKEMSFEELQLPYLVDCIIANYSLPFCNPKNFNKMWEEIVGNINKEGIFSGVFFGDKDEWANNFSKERTFHSREQVMNLFEDFYIIDFWEEDYDGRCCGRDGEAVPKHWHIFKVVARKK from the coding sequence ATGGATGAAACATTAAGTTGGAATACATATTTTGAATCTACAAAGACAAACCCACCAAGTGACACTGCAATAAATGCTTTAAAACAATTTGGAACTAATAAAAGTAAAGTAATTGATTTAGGATGTGGTGCAGGAACGGATTCATTATACTTTCTTGAGCAGGGTTGGCATGTATTAGCGATAGATTCACAACCAGATTTTATTATCAGAGTTAGAGAAACAATGCCTAATGAACTGCGAGATATATTTGAGATAAAAGAAATGTCGTTTGAAGAGTTGCAATTGCCGTATTTAGTTGATTGCATTATTGCAAATTATAGTTTACCATTTTGTAATCCGAAGAATTTTAATAAAATGTGGGAAGAGATTGTTGGTAATATTAATAAAGAAGGCATTTTTTCGGGAGTATTTTTTGGAGATAAGGATGAATGGGCAAATAATTTCAGCAAAGAAAGAACATTTCATTCAAGAGAGCAAGTAATGAACTTGTTTGAAGATTTTTATATAATCGACTTTTGGGAAGAGGATTATGATGGTAGATGTTGTGGTAGGGATGGAGAAGCAGTGCCAAAGCATTGGCACATTTTTAAAGTAGTTGCAAGAAAAAAGTAA
- a CDS encoding GNAT family N-acetyltransferase, whose product MLDIQIRLEEVKDYQEVELVARAAFYRDERIEDIGVGCTEHFMIHKLREKDGIRELNFVATLNEKIVGHVIYSNSYIMSDNGKRIETLNVGPLSVLPDFQNQGVGSKLMQFSIERATELGYGAIVFFGHPTYYPRFGFVEAKEFEITTAWGANYPAFMAMELKEGYLKNSHGKYFEAEIYDEGITKLPAKEYDKRFNI is encoded by the coding sequence ATGTTAGATATACAAATTAGATTAGAAGAAGTAAAGGATTATCAAGAAGTTGAGTTAGTTGCGCGTGCAGCCTTTTATCGTGATGAGAGAATTGAAGATATTGGAGTTGGATGTACAGAGCATTTCATGATACATAAATTAAGAGAAAAAGATGGTATTCGTGAACTTAACTTTGTAGCGACTTTAAATGAAAAAATTGTCGGTCATGTTATTTATAGTAACTCATATATTATGAGCGATAATGGGAAGCGGATTGAGACATTGAATGTAGGTCCGTTAAGTGTTTTACCTGATTTTCAAAATCAAGGTGTTGGAAGTAAATTAATGCAATTTTCCATTGAAAGAGCAACAGAATTGGGATATGGCGCTATTGTGTTTTTTGGACATCCTACTTATTATCCACGCTTTGGATTTGTTGAAGCGAAAGAGTTTGAAATTACAACTGCTTGGGGTGCAAATTATCCAGCTTTTATGGCAATGGAGTTGAAGGAAGGATATCTCAAGAATAGTCACGGTAAATATTTTGAAGCTGAAATCTATGATGAAGGTATTACAAAGTTACCTGCAAAAGAATATGATAAACGATTTAACATTTAA
- a CDS encoding class I SAM-dependent methyltransferase, translated as MENQLELIAKSYDKGIECGKKGINLYNDLPEYITNNPNFQKWKQECTNGDSGSTEIIEYLLPDTNMRFIDLGCCLNLMFRGYDKWPSIYHGVDISNKTIQLLNKFATEKKLSIGSLFCGSIHETPFEDNYFDIGACIGVLEYFEQDFVEQSIIEMQRILKPKGKIVLDIPNISDETCQLMMLIEEHLGRPDRFNMQPPEFEDMLKKYFVIEKADTGPMIQYFLKCKK; from the coding sequence ATGGAAAATCAATTAGAATTAATTGCAAAATCTTATGACAAAGGAATTGAATGCGGTAAGAAAGGAATTAATTTATACAATGATCTACCCGAATATATTACAAATAATCCAAACTTTCAAAAATGGAAACAGGAATGTACGAATGGGGATAGTGGTAGTACAGAAATTATAGAATATTTATTGCCCGACACGAATATGAGATTTATTGATCTTGGTTGTTGTCTAAACCTGATGTTTCGTGGATATGATAAATGGCCTTCAATATATCATGGGGTTGATATTAGCAACAAAACAATTCAGTTACTGAATAAGTTTGCTACAGAAAAGAAATTATCGATTGGATCTTTATTTTGTGGGAGCATACATGAAACACCTTTTGAAGATAACTATTTTGATATCGGAGCGTGTATTGGAGTATTGGAGTATTTTGAACAGGATTTTGTTGAACAATCAATTATTGAAATGCAACGAATTTTAAAACCCAAAGGAAAAATTGTTCTTGATATACCTAACATTAGTGATGAAACATGCCAACTTATGATGTTAATTGAGGAGCATTTAGGAAGACCTGATAGATTTAATATGCAGCCTCCAGAATTTGAAGATATGCTAAAAAAATATTTTGTTATAGAAAAAGCGGATACTGGCCCTATGATTCAATATTTCTTGAAATGTAAAAAATAA
- a CDS encoding MATE family efflux transporter — translation MKKCLKKPIIKAAIQLSLIVVSFISIICIMFPERIMGFIVSDYRTIDISKGFIIYLVIAQIMNIFYQIYKSYLQGTDNERFVFKTSIVVSLLSLIWIYLFLVIAGIGGMYIGLALKYITLWLIYFVKTRKYMLEG, via the coding sequence ATGAAGAAATGTTTGAAAAAACCTATAATAAAAGCGGCTATACAGTTGTCATTAATTGTAGTTTCATTTATCAGTATTATTTGTATTATGTTCCCTGAAAGAATAATGGGATTCATAGTTTCTGATTACCGAACAATAGATATATCAAAAGGGTTTATTATTTATTTAGTAATTGCGCAAATAATGAATATATTTTATCAGATTTATAAGAGTTATTTACAAGGTACTGATAATGAAAGGTTTGTTTTTAAAACTTCAATTGTAGTTTCCCTGCTATCTCTGATTTGGATTTATTTATTTTTAGTAATTGCAGGAATTGGTGGAATGTACATTGGGCTAGCATTAAAGTATATCACTTTATGGCTAATATATTTTGTAAAAACAAGAAAGTATATGCTAGAGGGTTAA
- a CDS encoding MATE family efflux transporter: protein MKIKNEYIKIINSLSLPILMNYLVTSIFEILDKAIIGHYSTNGFAVIGIASSVIFAITGSLGIFSVAYNIVAADMAGRQDEEMFEKTYNKSGYTVVINCSFIYQYYLYYVP, encoded by the coding sequence ATGAAAATAAAAAATGAATATATTAAAATAATAAATTCATTATCCTTACCAATACTAATGAATTACCTGGTTACAAGTATATTTGAGATTCTTGACAAAGCAATTATCGGCCATTATTCAACGAACGGTTTTGCAGTAATTGGAATAGCTTCATCGGTTATTTTTGCAATAACAGGTTCGTTAGGAATATTTTCAGTTGCTTATAATATTGTGGCAGCAGATATGGCAGGAAGACAAGATGAAGAAATGTTTGAAAAAACCTATAATAAAAGCGGCTATACAGTTGTCATTAATTGTAGTTTCATTTATCAGTATTATTTGTATTATGTTCCCTGA
- a CDS encoding NAD(P)H-dependent flavin oxidoreductase, whose protein sequence is MELKPLVIGNLKAKFPIIQGGMGVGVSLSRLAGNVAKEGGIGIISTAQIGFDEEDFYTDPVNANLRAIDKHIKKAKEISGNGIIGVNIMVACQNYKEYVIGSAKSGADVIISGAGLPISLPEYVKGYETKIAPIVSSEKAANVILKMWDRKYHRTADFLVIEGPKAGGHLGFSLDELNGIDTLNYDEEIKKIIECKKTYEEKYQVDIPVIVAGGVFDHNDIVHCLSLGADGVQVASRFVVTEECDAAQAYKDEYLKANKEDIEIVVSPVGMPGRAIHNQFLEKLKNEREKIDRCLRCIISCNPSNTPYCITKALINAVKGNVDNALLFCGAEVYRLKEMTTVKKLMQELVMG, encoded by the coding sequence ATGGAATTAAAACCACTAGTTATTGGTAATTTAAAAGCTAAATTTCCTATTATTCAAGGAGGTATGGGTGTCGGTGTTAGTCTAAGTCGACTTGCAGGTAATGTAGCAAAAGAAGGCGGTATTGGCATAATATCAACGGCTCAGATTGGTTTTGATGAAGAAGACTTTTATACGGATCCAGTGAATGCGAATCTTCGAGCAATCGATAAGCATATAAAGAAAGCAAAAGAAATCTCTGGGAATGGGATTATTGGTGTTAATATCATGGTTGCTTGTCAAAATTATAAAGAGTATGTTATTGGATCAGCTAAAAGTGGTGCAGACGTTATTATTTCAGGCGCAGGACTCCCTATTTCTTTGCCAGAGTATGTAAAAGGTTATGAGACAAAGATAGCACCAATCGTTTCTAGCGAAAAAGCTGCCAATGTTATTTTAAAAATGTGGGATAGAAAATATCATAGAACCGCTGATTTCTTGGTAATTGAAGGACCAAAAGCTGGTGGACATTTAGGATTTTCTTTGGATGAGCTGAATGGAATCGATACACTTAATTATGATGAAGAGATTAAGAAGATTATCGAATGTAAAAAGACATATGAAGAAAAATATCAAGTAGATATACCAGTGATTGTTGCCGGTGGCGTTTTTGATCATAATGATATCGTTCATTGTCTATCTCTTGGTGCGGATGGCGTTCAAGTTGCTTCTCGTTTTGTTGTAACAGAAGAATGTGATGCAGCACAAGCTTATAAAGATGAATATTTGAAAGCAAATAAAGAAGATATTGAGATTGTTGTTAGCCCAGTAGGAATGCCTGGAAGAGCGATACACAATCAATTTTTAGAAAAATTGAAAAATGAGCGTGAAAAGATTGATCGATGCTTACGTTGTATTATTAGCTGTAATCCATCCAATACACCATACTGTATTACGAAAGCGTTAATTAATGCAGTGAAAGGAAATGTTGATAATGCCTTATTATTCTGTGGAGCAGAGGTATATCGATTAAAAGAGATGACTACTGTTAAGAAGTTGATGCAAGAATTGGTTATGGGATAA
- a CDS encoding nitroreductase family protein: protein MNLYEAIYQRRSVRSYNMEPLEEKTLAHIENFMKSLRAYRDNIEYELKIVDNLKEDGGLGGAFQVKAPYYLILTSEFKQDYLINAGFIMQQMVLYLTAMNIGTCYQGAIKPKSKLKSKLKYDFVIAIAFGKSPKDIYRVPEKASRLSEERLTVYKEEVDDLMKTLISAGIYSPSAFNSQPWRFVVYKNRIHVFCKKARIFSAVLNDIKLLDIGVMLANVSQAAEELWLSDSFILVDSFKEKNFRNNEYITTVVLKEKIF, encoded by the coding sequence ATGAACCTATATGAAGCAATCTATCAGAGAAGATCGGTCAGAAGCTATAATATGGAACCTTTGGAGGAAAAAACTCTAGCGCATATTGAGAATTTCATGAAATCTTTAAGGGCCTATCGAGACAACATTGAATATGAACTTAAGATTGTGGACAATTTAAAAGAAGATGGTGGGCTAGGTGGAGCTTTTCAAGTAAAGGCACCGTATTATCTAATTTTAACCTCAGAATTTAAACAAGATTATTTAATCAATGCTGGATTTATTATGCAGCAAATGGTTTTGTACCTTACTGCTATGAACATTGGCACTTGTTATCAAGGGGCGATAAAGCCGAAGTCAAAATTAAAATCAAAGTTGAAATATGATTTTGTAATTGCGATTGCTTTTGGAAAATCTCCAAAAGATATTTATCGTGTACCAGAAAAGGCAAGTCGACTTAGTGAAGAACGCCTTACGGTTTATAAAGAAGAAGTAGATGATCTTATGAAGACATTAATAAGTGCCGGAATATATTCACCTTCTGCTTTTAATAGTCAACCATGGAGATTTGTAGTTTACAAAAATCGTATTCACGTATTTTGTAAAAAAGCTCGAATTTTTAGTGCTGTGCTAAATGATATAAAGCTTCTGGATATTGGTGTAATGTTAGCCAATGTATCACAAGCAGCAGAAGAACTTTGGTTGAGTGACAGTTTTATATTGGTAGATAGTTTTAAAGAGAAAAACTTCCGTAATAATGAGTATATTACTACAGTTGTTTTAAAGGAAAAGATATTTTAA